A single window of Pseudoduganella plicata DNA harbors:
- a CDS encoding DUF4214 domain-containing protein codes for MLDRAADLPGLAWWAGQHLTAAQLAVGFAQSAEFRARYDSMSDIGFVQALYANSGLAADAAGGATNWIAYLEQHTRADLIGTWIGQDAVLAAQLTSTGL; via the coding sequence GTGCTGGATCGCGCCGCCGACCTGCCTGGCTTGGCATGGTGGGCCGGCCAGCATCTGACGGCGGCGCAGCTGGCAGTTGGCTTCGCGCAGTCGGCCGAGTTCCGGGCGCGTTACGACAGCATGAGCGACATCGGGTTCGTGCAGGCGCTGTACGCCAACTCCGGACTGGCGGCCGATGCGGCGGGCGGCGCGACCAACTGGATCGCATACCTGGAGCAGCATACGCGTGCGGACCTGATCGGTACGTGGATCGGCCAGGATGCGGTGCTCGCGGCGCAGCTGACATCGACCGGCTTGTAA